ACAGGGCACGCTGCACCAGCGCATGGGTGGTCTCGGCAAGCTGCTCGGGGGTCATGGCCGCCACCTCGGCCGCTGGCAGCGGCGCGCAGCAGGTCACCGTGACGCGAATGCGGTCACGCAACAGCAATGCCCAGAGGTGGGTGTGAAAGGCATCGTCACCGATGAACGGCACCTGCGAATCGGGGTGCCCCTGCTCATTCCGGTAACGCAGGGCCACTGGCTGAACCGGAGCTGCCGCCTGCACCGGTGCGGCGAACAGCGGACGAAAGAAACGCCGCACTGCGTGGCCATCCGTGGTGGTGCCTTCGGGGAACACACAGATGGTGCGGCCGCTGCGCAGGTGAGCCGCGATTTCGTCGGCCTTGAGGCGTGATTCACCACTGCCCCGGCGAATGAACAGGGTGCCGGCCGCCAACGCCAGCCGACCGACCAACGGCCAGTCCTGCACTTCCGCTTTGGACAGGAAATGCACGTCACCGTGGGCACACAGCACAGGGATATCCAGCCATGACACATGATTGCTGGCCAGAAAGGCGCCCGCCTGCGGGGCCGGGCCACACCACACCACCTCGACCCGCAACAGACGCAACAGCTGCGCCGCCCACTGGCGCGCCGCCCGGCGCACCGGCGCGGTATGCGGCGCCTGCACGGCACGCAGCCTCAGCGCCAGCCACAGGCCATAGCCGATGTGCAACAGCACCCGCAGCAGGCGCCACAGACGCCGCAGTGGCGGCCAGGGCGATGCGCCCCGGCGACGGCCCAGCACACCCTGCTGGCTGCTCATACCGCGCGGACCACCGGGTTCAGGAAGTGCTGCACATAGCGGGCGGGCAGATCATCCACCGCCATCAGGATAAAGAAATCCAGGCAGTTGAAATCCGGATCCCAGCACGGCTCACCGCAGACGCGGGCGCCCATGCGCAGGTAGGCCTTGAGCAACGGCGGCAAACGTGTGGCCACCGCCTCCGTCGGCATCGGACCGGCATGGCTCAGCCGCGGCACCGGCTGCAACGGCGTGACACGCTGCCCCACCGGACTCATGTGCCGGGCGCGAATATCGCTGATGATGGCACGCAAATCATAGCCTTCATTG
This region of Isoalcanivorax indicus genomic DNA includes:
- a CDS encoding lysophospholipid acyltransferase family protein — encoded protein: MSSQQGVLGRRRGASPWPPLRRLWRLLRVLLHIGYGLWLALRLRAVQAPHTAPVRRAARQWAAQLLRLLRVEVVWCGPAPQAGAFLASNHVSWLDIPVLCAHGDVHFLSKAEVQDWPLVGRLALAAGTLFIRRGSGESRLKADEIAAHLRSGRTICVFPEGTTTDGHAVRRFFRPLFAAPVQAAAPVQPVALRYRNEQGHPDSQVPFIGDDAFHTHLWALLLRDRIRVTVTCCAPLPAAEVAAMTPEQLAETTHALVQRALSHG